GGCGCCTGCAGCACCATCCCGATCTTGCCGGCCGCGAAGTCCTGGCGGATCTCCTCCTGGTTGTAGAGGAAGTTGCTGCCCATCGCGTTGTCGGTCCAGCGCATGTCCTTCAGCAGCTGCAGCGCCTTCTTCGTCGGCGCGTCGTTGAAGGTCGACTTCTTGCCGTCCTGGCTCTGGACCGTGCCGCCCAGGCTGTAGGTCATCGTGGTCAGCATCCAGCCGCCGGTGTTGTCCTTGGTCAGCTGCGCGTACCCGGCCTTGCCGGTCTTCTCGGTGATCTGCTTGGCGTACTGGCGGACCTCGTCCCAGTTCGCCGGCGGCTTGTCCGGGTCGAGCCCGGCCTGCGTGAACAGCGCGCGGTTGTAGGCCAGCCCGACCGAGAACACGTCGATCGGTACGCCGTAGATCCGGCCCGCGTCGTCCTGGACGATCTTCAGCGTCTGCGGGTTGAGGTCCTTGGTCAGGTCGACCAGCTTCAGCTCGTCGGTGATGTCCGGCAGCTGCTTGTTCGGGATCATGTTGGCCGGCTCGGTGAAGCTGATGTTCATCACGGTCGGGAGCGAGCCACCTGCCACCTGAGCCTGGAAGGTCTGCGCGTCCCACTTCGTCTCGGTCGACTTGACCGTGATGTTCGGGTTCTCGGTCATGAACTTCTTGACGTTGCGGTCGAACGCCGCGATGTCGTTCGGCTTGTCGGGGGTCGGGCGGTCCCCGATCGTGATCGTCACCGGCGCGCTCTGGTCGACAGCGCCACCGCTGTCGGCGGCGGGCGTCGTACCGTCCGCGCAGGCTGCCGCCGTCAGCAGCAGGGCCGCGGACGTCAGCGCCGCGGCACACCTAGCCGTTCTCGTCATCGGAACTCCTCAGGGGGTGTGGGCTGGGCCACAGTAGGTCCAAGTTCCGAGTAAGTTAAACCATGCGTGTTACTTTATCAACGGCTGGTTCGGTCACGGTTCGGCACAGCGGTGGATCAGGTGTCGAGGGCACCCATCGGCATGAACTTGCGCGCCTGCTCGTCGGCCAGGAAGTCGATCAGCAGCTGGTTGACCAGGCCCGGCTTCTCCAGCGGCAGCCCGTGCGAGGCCCCTGGTACGACGGCCAGTTGCGCGGCGGGGAGCGCCTTCGCGATCTCCAGGCTGTGCTCGATCCGTACGCCGTCGTCGTCGCCCTGCATCACCAGGACCGGCATGGTCAGCCGCTTCGCCAGCTCGCCCAGGTCGAGATCGGGCATCGTCCGCCACATCTCGGCCCACTTCGCGAACACGACGTCGAAGTGCCCCGGCCCGTCCGGCGCCAGCATCTCGTACTGCGCACGGAACGCCGTCGCCAGCTGCTCGAGCCCTTCGTCGGTCATCAGCTGCGCAGCCGCGGGCGTCTGACCGGCCCGCGTGAGCTCGGCGCCGATCAGGACGAGCTTGCGGACCAGGTCCGGCCGGGCCACCGCGAGCCAGGCGCCGAGCTTGCCGCCGTCGCTCCAGCCGATCACGTGCGCCGGCCCGATCTCCAGCCGCTCGACGAACGCGACGAGATCGGCGGTCAGCAGGTCCATCGTGACCGGGCCCTCGACGTCCGGCGTCCGGCCGTGGCCGCGGCGCTCGGGAACGATCACGGTGTAGTGCTGCGCGAGCGCGGCGAGCTGGGCGACCCAGCTCTCGCCGTTCACGCCACCACCGTGCAGGAGGATCACGGGCTCGCCTTCGCCCTCGACCTCGAAGTAGGTCAGCACTCCCCCGGCCTCGACGTACTGGCCCACCACAACCACCTCTCAGCTCACCGGCATCTGCTCCACCATCTTCGCCGCCAGCAGTGGCAGCCGGACACCGGGCGTCGGGATCTCGCCTCGCGCGTGCAGAACGGCCTTGATCACCGTCGGGTTCGGCTCGGCGAACAACGCCTTCGACAGACCCACCAGCTCACGCCCCAGCCGACGTCCGGTCGTCAGGTCGCCGGTGCGCCAGGCGTCGGTCATCGCGACGAACTTCGCGGTCTCCAGGTGAGCCGAGGCGAGGATCCCGCCGTGCGCACCCAGTGCGAGCATCGGCGCGATGAACGGATCGTCTCCACCCAGTACGGCGAAGTCGTCCGGCAGCTCCCCGCTCAGGAACAGCATCGTCTCGTCGTCGATCCCGCCGGCGGCGTACTTGATCCCGGCAACGTTCGGCAGCTCGGCGATCTTCCGCAGCGTCTCGGCGCTCAGCGACTGACCAGTGCGGTACGGGACGTGGTAGACGACCAGCGGGACCGGGCTCTCGAGCTGCCGGAAGTACTCCAGCACGCCCGCCTCTCCCGGCCGGACGAACGGCGGTACCAGACTCAGCCGAGCATCACCCCCGTTGCCTCCAACAACCAATGTCACCTCCCTGGCCTGACAAACCCGCGCGACCGTCTCCACCACCGCTTGCTGCTCGGCCGCCGTCAGACTCCCCGGCTCACCGGTCGTCCCCAACGCGACCAGTCCGCTCGCGCCGTCCCTCAGCACCCGCTCCGCCAGTGCCTCCAGCGCATCGAGCGCAACGTCACCTTCTGCGTCGAACGGAGTGATCAGCGGAACGAAGACACCAGTGAGGTTCATGGAAGCCAGCCTGCTCGGCGTCTGACCCTAAGGTCCAGCTCACATCTCTAGCCTGATGCTTAAGCTGTTCTTATGCTCGATGTCCGCCGCCTGCGGCTGCTCCGCGATCTCGCCCAGCTCGGCACGATCACCGCGGTCGCCGACGCGCACACCTACACGCCGTCCGCGGTCTCCCAGCAACTCACCGTCCTGGAGCGCGAAGCCGGCACCCGCCTGCTCGAACGCACCGGCCGCCGCGTCACCCTGACACCCGCGGGTGAGCGGCTCGTCCAGCACGCCGAGAAGATCCTCGCCGCGCTCGAGGAGGCCCAGGCCGATCTGGCCACGACCGAGCTCACCGGCCCGCTCCGCATCGGGGCCTTCCCGACCGCCGTACGGGCCCTTCTGCCGTCGACCCTCGTCCGCCTCGCCCGGGATCATCCCCGCCTCGACCTGACCGTCACCGAGCTCGACCCGGCCGGCGCGCCGCGAGAGCTTCGGGAGCGGCGCCTGGATGTTGCCTTGGTCAACGATTACGACGTGATGCCGGCCGTCGAAGCCGGTGAGACCCAGCCGCTGCTCGACGAGACGGTCTACCTCGCGGTCCACGGAGCTGAACGGTCCGTCGCCGACGCGGAGGGCTCACCGTGGATCGCCGGGACTCCCGGTACCGCGTGCCACGCGGTCACGCTGCACGTCTGCCGAGCCGCCGGCTACACGCCACGCATCCGCCACACCGCGGACGACTTCGACGCCGTCCTGGCGCTGGTCGCCGCCGGTCAGGGCGTCTCGCTCGTCCCGCAACTCGCCGCGGGATCACCGCCGGACGGCGTCACGCTGGTCCCGCTCGCGATCCGCCGCCGGACCAGCGTCGCCTACCGCGGCGGAGCCGCCAGGCATCCGGCGATCGCCGCCTTCGTCGCCGCTGTCCGGGACGCCGCCACGGCGTACTGACCGGTCGGTGGAAAGAGGTTCGCAACCTTTTGCTCCCGCTCGGCAACTTACTAGGTAGACCGGGCGATGGGGCCCGGCGGACCGAGAGGTAGGACATGCCAGCGGTGAACGACGTCGACGTGAACGGATTCTGGGAGAACGGCTGGACGATCGTGCGCGGGGTCTACTCCCCCGACGACATCCAGCGGCTCCGCGAGGCCGCGCACTGGTCCCGGAAGAACTTCGGTGGTGACCTGCTCGCCAACCCACGGCTGCGCGAGGTGCTGACCGACGGCACCTTCGTGAAGATCGCCCGGCAGATCCTCGGCGAGGACAAGATCGTCTACACCGGCGACAGCGCGTTCACCGTCAACGGCGTCCAGCGCGGCTTCCACAAGGACAACGCCGACCGGGTCGACCCGAACGCTCCCGACTGGAAGGGTCGGTACACGATCCTGCGGTTCGGCATCTACCTGCAGGACCACTACCGCCACACCGGCGGCCTGAACCTGCGCCACCAGTCGCACAACACGCCCGACCTGAAGGTCGGCGACAACGTCTACGTCCGCACCCGGGTCGGCGACGTCGCGGTCTGGAGTCTGCGCACCACCCACAGCGGCAACGGCACCCTGCTGCGCTTCCCGAAGTCGAAGGCGCCGCTGCCCCACCAGCACGACAAGTTCCCGAAGTGGCTGGTCGCGAGCAAGGACGGCGACCGGATCGCCCTGTTCGCCGCCCTCGGTCTCGACGACGCCCACATGAGCCGCTACGTCGACTACCTGAAGACCCGCAAGTACATGGTCGAGATCTGGGGCAGGTCCCGCTACGACCAGGCCGCCCTCACCGCCGCGAGCAAAGCCGGCCTGATCGTCCGCGACGTCCCCCGCGAGGTCGCCGACGACCCGACCGCCGGCCAGCACACCGACTACGCGGCCCTGCCTTACTAGCCGAAGCCGCGGACGCGGAACTGCATCGCTCGGTAGGGCCAGCCGGCGTCGGTCTTCCACTGGCTCACCGAGAGATGCAGGTCGCTCAGCGTCGACCCCGGGATGATGTAGCCGCCGTACAGCTGGGCGACGTGGTTGTCGTTCTCCTGGCCCCAGGTGCCGCCGTAGATGAGGGTCTGGCGGTTGGCGGTGTAGAGGTTCGACGTCGGGGTGTCCATGATGATGCCGTCGATGCGGTAGTCGCCGGCGTTGAACCAGGTCAGGATCCACTTGCCGCCGAGCGGGCGCAGGCAGAGCTCGCCGAAACTGCCGGTCAGGATCGGGGTGGCCGGGTTGCCCCAGGCCCAGACGCCGTCGCGGAACCCCCAGGGCTCGTACGCCGCGGGGTTGGCGATCTGGTTGCTGCGGACCCGCTTCAGGATGATCGGCTTGTTGCGCTGGAAGCCGGTCGAGTACACGTACACGTAACCGTCGCTGCCCTCACCCCAGGTGATGCACTGGAACAGGCCGCCGTCGATGTTCGGCTGGAACTTCGCGCCGGTGTGGTACCAGCTCGCGCCGGAGTTGTCGCTGCGCCAGATCTCGGTCCAGACCACGTTGCCCA
The Kribbella italica DNA segment above includes these coding regions:
- a CDS encoding alpha/beta fold hydrolase: MGQYVEAGGVLTYFEVEGEGEPVILLHGGGVNGESWVAQLAALAQHYTVIVPERRGHGRTPDVEGPVTMDLLTADLVAFVERLEIGPAHVIGWSDGGKLGAWLAVARPDLVRKLVLIGAELTRAGQTPAAAQLMTDEGLEQLATAFRAQYEMLAPDGPGHFDVVFAKWAEMWRTMPDLDLGELAKRLTMPVLVMQGDDDGVRIEHSLEIAKALPAAQLAVVPGASHGLPLEKPGLVNQLLIDFLADEQARKFMPMGALDT
- a CDS encoding ABC transporter substrate-binding protein produces the protein MTRTARCAAALTSAALLLTAAACADGTTPAADSGGAVDQSAPVTITIGDRPTPDKPNDIAAFDRNVKKFMTENPNITVKSTETKWDAQTFQAQVAGGSLPTVMNISFTEPANMIPNKQLPDITDELKLVDLTKDLNPQTLKIVQDDAGRIYGVPIDVFSVGLAYNRALFTQAGLDPDKPPANWDEVRQYAKQITEKTGKAGYAQLTKDNTGGWMLTTMTYSLGGTVQSQDGKKSTFNDAPTKKALQLLKDMRWTDNAMGSNFLYNQEEIRQDFAAGKIGMVLQAPDAYDMAVKNFGMKPADYGHGALPQDGGPHGTLTGGSLKMINPKASKNEIVAALKWIKSQDFDKYTNEQLAVQNAKETIADKGFVGRPGITPLSQATYDQYNKWREPYSNVPVKQFQGYIDSTTSLKLLPEPSNKGQEVYALLDPVVQQVLTKKDADIDKLLTDAASKIDARLAR
- a CDS encoding LysR family transcriptional regulator yields the protein MLDVRRLRLLRDLAQLGTITAVADAHTYTPSAVSQQLTVLEREAGTRLLERTGRRVTLTPAGERLVQHAEKILAALEEAQADLATTELTGPLRIGAFPTAVRALLPSTLVRLARDHPRLDLTVTELDPAGAPRELRERRLDVALVNDYDVMPAVEAGETQPLLDETVYLAVHGAERSVADAEGSPWIAGTPGTACHAVTLHVCRAAGYTPRIRHTADDFDAVLALVAAGQGVSLVPQLAAGSPPDGVTLVPLAIRRRTSVAYRGGAARHPAIAAFVAAVRDAATAY
- a CDS encoding DUF4185 domain-containing protein codes for the protein MDRRTFLKAAAGAGVLAAVPGTASAAVSGGAGVQAVTTNKVADLTGPGLTDRFRMAATDLGIPVRTPDGRMLFMFGDTFEEARVGGGWWRSPVALWSTTTDLNSGVKWSGAVGGAAAQQLWDYPHDNPTFSTVLPSDVITIGGSMYLHAMVNKGLGNVVWTEIWRSDNSGASWYHTGAKFQPNIDGGLFQCITWGEGSDGYVYVYSTGFQRNKPIILKRVRSNQIANPAAYEPWGFRDGVWAWGNPATPILTGSFGELCLRPLGGKWILTWFNAGDYRIDGIIMDTPTSNLYTANRQTLIYGGTWGQENDNHVAQLYGGYIIPGSTLSDLHLSVSQWKTDAGWPYRAMQFRVRGFG
- a CDS encoding dihydrodipicolinate synthase family protein, with the translated sequence MNLTGVFVPLITPFDAEGDVALDALEALAERVLRDGASGLVALGTTGEPGSLTAAEQQAVVETVARVCQAREVTLVVGGNGGDARLSLVPPFVRPGEAGVLEYFRQLESPVPLVVYHVPYRTGQSLSAETLRKIAELPNVAGIKYAAGGIDDETMLFLSGELPDDFAVLGGDDPFIAPMLALGAHGGILASAHLETAKFVAMTDAWRTGDLTTGRRLGRELVGLSKALFAEPNPTVIKAVLHARGEIPTPGVRLPLLAAKMVEQMPVS